The genomic segment AATATATTAATGATCATTTATACGCATTGTGtgcttatataaatataatattttagctaaaaaaaaacaaaatcttgTTTGAGCACTGAAGGCGAGATGGGGCAGATATCCAACTTCCCATAAGTTCTATTTTGCTTTATAATCAAAACAATCAATAAAAATGTATAAACGAACATCATTTTAGACTAGGAAGTATAGAAAATATGGGAAGCTTTGATTAATAATTGgtaattattttcaaattagTTTTTAGGCTATCTTTGTTGGGTAATACAGGACCAACTTGCATAATAAGATCAGAAGTAACAATCCCATACATACATTGTCGATATTCCAATTGGAACAAATTACAAACGTTTGCATTTGCACCTACAAAAATTATGACGTTATTCCCCGCGCATACAACAACTTCCAAGAAACACACTATAACCACAAACCCATATTAACACAAAATACAAGCCACAAAATACAAGCACCAAAAATATGATAAgaaattttcaaaagaaaaaattgatATAAGCTCGcatcacaaaaaaataaaacaatctaaagcAATAAGTGGATTGTTTATGTCGTCCTCCATCACAATATCCAACCCTGGCCTGCTTTGAATATCTTCTCCACCACCATAATTACCGCCAATCTTTTTACTAAAAGCATCCATTTTCGGGACAGAAACATTACGCTTGATTGCGAAAGCACGGTTTGGACTTGTGGTTGGAGGCCGAAAACTTTCCTTTTTCACACCATATGATAAAGAATCAGTGGCACTAGCCTTGGGGAAAATAGGGCCTTTGTACGAGTTTTCATCTGCCAACAAACTGTTGTTGTTTTCTCCGTTGAATTTTCGGCTCGGAGAAGGCGGCCTGAGCCCTCTGTTCTGTTCTTTCCTAAAGCTCTTTTGCCGAACCAGAGTTGGTGAATTTTCACGAGCTCTTTTCTTAGGAGTTGAACCGGCAAGGTTTTCTTGAACTGAAAGCTTTGTTCTTGTAACAAATGGTGAGAATTCTATCGAAGGGTCGAGATTTTGGAGCGGAGTTCTCTTGGGAATTTCAAGATTTCGCTTCACCCCTATACTATGTGGACTCTCCTTGACACAAGACCACAAAAACTCATTCGAAAAAGACCGATCTTTCGCACCGATCAAAACCAAAGAAGAATTACAAGATGATGAAAATGATATTGATGAAGCCATCGTAGCACATGATTTGCTATTATCCGAAAGAGAAAATGTAGAAGATTGTGATGGTGTAATCACTGGCTTTAATTTTGTTGGTGGTGTTGTGTTACTTGGAATTGAAGAGTTGGGATGATCTTGGGAGATGACAAGCTTGTCATGAACATGGCTGCAGCTACAATCTTCTTTCAACTTCTTCCTTCTCGTACATTTGCTAATGCAAGAACCCATTTTTTTGGATTTGGAAATCTTGATGCTGACCAAAAAAGTAGTTATTGTTATATATTATGTCAGACAgaaaatgtttaaagaaatggaAAGAAATAATATCAAGGGGTCTTTTACTTTGTGTGTTGCTTTTTTCGGATTTTGAAATTTGTTGCCGGACTATTAACCCGTTGGGTTAACGGTTACATGGGCAAagcaatcatttttttttttttactttttttttgcaAACTGCACTATCATTTGTCGACCTTTTTTTACCTTGTTCCGTAAGTTTGATTGTTAAATTCTGATTTCTTGCGGTTTTTGTCACTTCTTGAACAAGGGACACGATCGTAATGAAGTTTGATTTTCACTACTTTAGATAGCATAAcgatgaaaaaaaataaaaaaagaagaacTTTTAATGGTTCATATATATCGTAAGTCGATAAGctaaattttataaactttCAGTCTCTTCTTCAATTGTAATGGGATAGTTTTTTTTATACGGAATATTGAATTTTtggttttatattatattatttccatttttttttattatattgtcaaacttcaattttagttctttttttttcttttgttgttGTTCTAGTTTTAGTTTTTTTTCCGACATGGTATTGATATGATACCGATATTGCTCTAATAATGCCACATCGGCATTCCCATAAAAAAAGACGAAAATTGTTAAATATTGAAATATACAAAACTGATATTTGATTGACAACATAGAGAGACAAAATCATaaagaataaatttttttattattattttcattataCATCTAGAAAGGTAATTGGtttcatttgaaattattttttagcCTTTTATATTAATCTTTCCGGTAAGGAAAAAGTTGATATATTTTCCTTCATTAGCTATATAAAATCTaatttcttttttattatttaaaatgagaACGTAGACATTTTGTCTAAAATGGCTGTTATGCCTTATGGGCTCCTGATTTAGAGCAAAGTGCTACGCCAccgttaaataattaattatttcctGCTACTTGGCGTCCAATTTCAAATCAATTAAACGTATTTCAATTAGACCTAGCACAAGTGGATGTTGTAAgcaatcaaattaattaatcatgttatattttaaatgtttaatattttgttttatataaatattttcatacaaATAAATTGTGATAAAATGCCTTGAAAAAAATTAAGTGCCAACATATAGTAACTGGCGATACCCCAATAAGAGTTCGGGTCATGGATAACAAGGGATATTGTATGGATAGCTAGGGGTGAGCAAAATTTCagttaaaccgaattaaccgaccgaaccgagtcaattcggaaattcggttcggttatttcggaaattcggttttcaaattaaaaaaattcggttatatcggttaattcggttcggttacggttttcaaaattttgaaatcggttaaccgaattaaccgatataataaatattattatttaataatttttttttatttttcaatttttataaatattttaatttttaattttaaaatcgatatagtatgtattaattgtgttcaaataaaacttatacatttggaatgtgtgtgattttatgtttttatgcatttgtgtaaagtgtagtgttaaaaaaaaaaattacatatataattaaa from the Primulina eburnea isolate SZY01 chromosome 3, ASM2296580v1, whole genome shotgun sequence genome contains:
- the LOC140828086 gene encoding uncharacterized protein — its product is MGSCISKCTRRKKLKEDCSCSHVHDKLVISQDHPNSSIPSNTTPPTKLKPVITPSQSSTFSLSDNSKSCATMASSISFSSSCNSSLVLIGAKDRSFSNEFLWSCVKESPHSIGVKRNLEIPKRTPLQNLDPSIEFSPFVTRTKLSVQENLAGSTPKKRARENSPTLVRQKSFRKEQNRGLRPPSPSRKFNGENNNSLLADENSYKGPIFPKASATDSLSYGVKKESFRPPTTSPNRAFAIKRNVSVPKMDAFSKKIGGNYGGGEDIQSRPGLDIVMEDDINNPLIALDCFIFL